Proteins encoded in a region of the Nostoc sp. MS1 genome:
- a CDS encoding pentapeptide repeat-containing protein, which translates to MKADKLIKSYKSGNKNFSNEDLRGQSFRNEDLSGINLSGCDIRGTDFTEPSLKVQT; encoded by the coding sequence ATGAAAGCTGATAAGCTTATAAAAAGCTATAAAAGTGGAAATAAAAATTTTTCCAATGAAGATTTGAGAGGACAATCTTTTCGTAACGAAGACCTCTCAGGTATAAACTTAAGTGGCTGCGACATTCGTGGTACAGATTTTACCGAGCCATCCTTAAAGGTGCAAACCTAA
- a CDS encoding type IV secretory system conjugative DNA transfer family protein has translation MSLAREWRLMLLLPSVREELRTNWLIAKLREGLRLHKESYTAQLDYEFHQWSENRRARAAQLSQMTPQELAIFQEQVRLRAEAEARAQLQQTTGQPAGALPGQSIHDIARGDDKVTGEQPQALHPNSSVSLHPSEAIALNTLQALAKADSSTALVAAPGSGKSVTLNYLIGKILGDAPGADIWVISAKNDSFCGLTQKGRVIVFDQENPDLAKDVIDNFYLTYKQRKQLPESQRESLPPLILILDDWLVIADQLSKLYSDWNYGSKLLDILLIGREFNTKFIASLQSFNLAALGIEKMDSQTRMCLNLLLLGNKYIKNGREQESYGVLELILNRGDIIPGKQDREQIKSKYQEVKSVSYQNLRPVMIASVGGFVVALMPNLFKNDNSTADNDEYVDRVYDLEFNLTAAHHHQPKPLSGVATKIYEYFQNVKSKTPKTLRDLKKADRLSGYSEQELIDGLAELVEGKRINYDGNDSYSLPDW, from the coding sequence TTGTCCTTAGCTAGAGAATGGCGATTAATGCTCCTGTTACCATCCGTTAGAGAAGAACTCCGAACCAACTGGTTAATTGCCAAACTTAGGGAAGGGTTAAGGCTCCATAAGGAAAGTTACACCGCCCAACTAGACTACGAGTTCCACCAATGGAGTGAGAATCGACGGGCAAGGGCAGCACAATTGTCTCAAATGACACCGCAAGAGTTAGCCATATTTCAAGAGCAAGTGAGGTTAAGGGCTGAAGCTGAGGCACGAGCGCAACTACAGCAGACCACTGGACAACCAGCCGGGGCTTTACCAGGGCAGTCGATTCACGATATCGCCAGGGGTGACGACAAAGTAACCGGGGAACAACCGCAGGCATTACACCCTAATAGCTCTGTCAGCCTTCACCCATCAGAAGCTATTGCCCTCAATACTTTGCAAGCCCTAGCCAAAGCTGATAGTTCTACTGCTTTAGTCGCTGCACCAGGGAGTGGTAAATCAGTCACCCTCAATTACTTAATTGGGAAAATCTTGGGTGATGCCCCAGGCGCGGATATCTGGGTAATTAGTGCTAAGAATGATAGTTTCTGCGGTTTAACACAGAAGGGGCGGGTAATTGTCTTTGATCAGGAGAACCCAGACCTAGCTAAAGACGTAATTGATAACTTTTACCTGACCTACAAACAACGTAAGCAATTACCAGAATCACAACGTGAATCCTTACCACCATTGATTCTGATTTTGGATGACTGGTTAGTGATTGCTGATCAGTTAAGCAAGCTTTACTCTGATTGGAATTATGGGAGTAAATTACTTGATATTTTACTGATTGGTCGAGAGTTTAATACTAAATTTATCGCTTCCCTACAGTCTTTTAATTTGGCAGCCTTGGGCATTGAAAAGATGGATTCTCAAACAAGAATGTGCCTGAATTTGTTGCTGTTGGGTAACAAGTATATTAAGAACGGACGGGAACAAGAATCTTATGGCGTATTGGAATTGATTTTGAATAGAGGTGACATCATTCCCGGTAAGCAAGATCGGGAACAAATTAAATCTAAATACCAGGAAGTTAAATCAGTCTCTTATCAAAATCTTCGTCCAGTTATGATTGCATCTGTGGGTGGTTTTGTTGTGGCATTGATGCCTAATTTATTTAAGAACGACAATTCTACTGCTGATAATGATGAATATGTCGATAGAGTATATGACCTAGAATTTAATTTAACTGCTGCTCATCATCACCAGCCAAAGCCATTATCTGGAGTGGCTACAAAGATTTATGAATACTTCCAGAATGTTAAATCTAAAACGCCAAAAACATTACGCGATTTGAAGAAGGCAGACAGGTTATCAGGCTATTCAGAGCAAGAATTAATTGATGGTTTAGCTGAATTAGTAGAGGGTAAAAGGATAAATTATGACGGCAATGATAGCTACTCTCTACCCGATTGGTGA